A stretch of the Dechloromonas sp. TW-R-39-2 genome encodes the following:
- a CDS encoding heavy metal sensor histidine kinase, giving the protein MKLGKQINPTLSGRLVRWLASLSLGVLGCLCLGVFFSVKINLESQQDLRLEKLSTAIQHLFEETPAHLQPETLEHDLEDLLKINRDLHLKLLDRLGEARFISTPSAWPLKARFHSLALPDGAPRTNFAVAELALDTAPDEAILDRLAAILWGAALIGSAAITVGGYLLVYFGLAPIRTLAEQTRCLAILSLDKRLETEGIPAELQVLVDQFNDLLNRLEKAYQQLEGFNADVAHELRTPLASIIASSELALRSNDKDENLRDCIGANLEEMHRLSGIVNDMLFLSQADRGAKARRKPIQSLAQLCTEVADYYEAVLIESDLQLSIEGDASGLFDAALLRRVLSNLLNNAARYADHGSAIVIRITPKTDGRLKLSVINRGKPIPDESLPHIFNRFYRVDTSRSHGHQNHGLGLAIVSAIARMHDGEAFAISGSDEIEIGVLLTSG; this is encoded by the coding sequence ATGAAACTTGGCAAACAGATTAACCCGACGCTGAGTGGTCGCCTTGTACGCTGGCTCGCCTCACTAAGTTTGGGTGTCCTTGGATGTTTGTGTCTCGGAGTATTTTTCTCGGTCAAAATCAATCTTGAGTCACAACAGGATCTACGCCTTGAAAAGCTCAGTACGGCAATTCAGCACCTGTTTGAAGAAACGCCGGCACACCTGCAACCGGAAACACTGGAACATGACCTGGAAGATCTTCTGAAGATCAATCGGGACTTGCATCTCAAGTTGCTCGATAGATTGGGTGAGGCTCGTTTCATTTCGACGCCAAGTGCGTGGCCGTTAAAAGCGCGCTTTCACTCGCTTGCACTTCCCGACGGAGCTCCGAGGACAAATTTTGCCGTTGCCGAACTGGCGCTCGACACCGCGCCGGACGAGGCTATTCTGGATCGCCTCGCAGCCATTCTCTGGGGGGCTGCATTGATCGGCAGTGCTGCGATCACCGTGGGCGGTTACCTGCTCGTTTATTTTGGACTGGCCCCCATTCGGACACTGGCTGAGCAAACGCGCTGTCTCGCAATACTTTCCCTCGACAAACGGTTGGAAACTGAGGGGATTCCCGCCGAGCTACAAGTGCTTGTCGATCAGTTCAACGATTTGCTAAACCGACTGGAAAAAGCCTACCAGCAGCTCGAAGGATTCAATGCCGATGTAGCGCACGAATTGAGAACGCCGTTGGCGAGTATCATCGCTAGCAGTGAATTGGCTTTGCGTAGCAACGACAAGGATGAAAATCTGCGTGATTGCATCGGTGCGAATCTCGAAGAAATGCACAGGCTGTCGGGCATAGTGAATGACATGCTGTTCCTGTCGCAAGCCGACCGGGGTGCAAAAGCCCGGCGGAAACCCATTCAAAGCCTCGCCCAACTCTGCACTGAGGTGGCTGACTACTATGAAGCCGTGCTGATTGAGTCCGACCTTCAGTTGTCGATTGAAGGTGACGCTTCCGGCCTGTTCGATGCTGCACTGCTACGGCGCGTACTGTCCAATTTACTGAATAATGCAGCTCGATATGCCGATCACGGGAGTGCAATCGTGATCCGGATAACGCCGAAAACAGATGGACGACTTAAACTCTCGGTGATCAACCGAGGCAAACCGATTCCTGATGAAAGCCTGCCTCATATCTTCAATCGTTTTTACCGCGTAGACACGTCACGTAGCCACGGCCACCAAAATCACGGACTGGGCCTCGCCATCGTTAGCGCGATTGCGCGGATGCATGACGGGGAG